DNA from uncultured Tolumonas sp.:
GCGCAATCAGATAACCAATACGCAAACCGGGGATCAGCACTTTGGAAAACGAACCAAAATAGATCCACGGTGCGGTTTTCATAAACGAGCAGATCGGCGGTTTGGCCAGATTGTCATAATCCAGCTCGCAATACGGCTCATCTTCAATCAATGGCAGGTTGTATTGATCGAGTAACGCCGCCACAGCCTGACGCGAGGTCACGTCATAACAAGTGCCTGACGGATTCTGGAAACTCGGGATCAGGTAAGAAAAACGCGGTTTGTGGTCGCGGATCTGATGTTCAAAATTGCTGATATCCGGACCTTGGTTGCCGAGCTGGATGCCTTGGCATTGCGCCTGAAACAGATTAAAACACTGCAATGCCGCCAGATAAGTCGGCGATTCAACCAGCACGTTGCTGTTCGGGTCGATGAACAGTTTCGAAACTAAATCCAACCCTTGCTGTGAGCCCGACAAAATCAGCACCTGATTGGCGTCACAGCCGATGCCTTTCTGGCGTGCTTCGGCGGCAATCGCTTCGCGCAGCTCGGGTTCACCCTCACTCATGCCATATTGTCTGACCTTGTTGGGTAATACCGACCAGTCAATATCCGGAAAACTCCCTTCCGCCGGTAAGCCGCCAGCGAATGAAATGATATTCGGCTTTTGCGCGCTGGCTAAGATTTCGCGGATGATTGAGGATGTGAGATGTTGGATACGCTCGGCAAACATGCGGCCTCCGGTTCTGCGGGCATGAGTTTGTTTCATTGCTATTTCTGATGCAGAACGATAAATTCTAGGAAATTATCGGTAGATACGTCAGCGAAGTTGACCTATCTTGCCAGTACACTCAATTAAGTCAATATGGTTGACCAAAATAATCAAAATTCGCTCAATGCAGCGTTAGAATTGTTCCATTTTGCCTTCCGTGCATTCACCTCCGGCCCCGATGCGATCTTGGCGGAACAGGGGTTAGCACGTGTGCATCATCGTATTCTCTATTTTGTCGGGCGCAACCCGGCGATCAGCGTGAACGCCTTGCTGAAAATTCTCGGCGTCAGTAAACAGGCGCTGAATGGCCCGCTGCGCACGTTAAAAGAGCTCGATTTGATCGCGGCGAATGCCGATGAATTTGATAAACGCATCAAGCGCTTAACGCTGACTGCACAAGGGCAAATGCTGGAAAATCGCTTATCGCAAAGCCAACGTGAGCTGATGACGCAAGTGTTTAGCGACGCCGGTAGTGACGCTGAACAACAGTGGCGAGCGATTATGCAAAAACTAGCCGACACCAAGTTTGAACATTTGCTGAGTCACGGCCAAAACCCGTCAGCGCCAGTCAGCGACGACTGAATTTAC
Protein-coding regions in this window:
- a CDS encoding MarR family winged helix-turn-helix transcriptional regulator, encoding MVDQNNQNSLNAALELFHFAFRAFTSGPDAILAEQGLARVHHRILYFVGRNPAISVNALLKILGVSKQALNGPLRTLKELDLIAANADEFDKRIKRLTLTAQGQMLENRLSQSQRELMTQVFSDAGSDAEQQWRAIMQKLADTKFEHLLSHGQNPSAPVSDD
- a CDS encoding PLP-dependent aminotransferase family protein → MKQTHARRTGGRMFAERIQHLTSSIIREILASAQKPNIISFAGGLPAEGSFPDIDWSVLPNKVRQYGMSEGEPELREAIAAEARQKGIGCDANQVLILSGSQQGLDLVSKLFIDPNSNVLVESPTYLAALQCFNLFQAQCQGIQLGNQGPDISNFEHQIRDHKPRFSYLIPSFQNPSGTCYDVTSRQAVAALLDQYNLPLIEDEPYCELDYDNLAKPPICSFMKTAPWIYFGSFSKVLIPGLRIGYLIAHPDLITHLVRLKQAADLHTNRPGQWLALEYMNSADKPQRLARLREFYRVRRDAFAAALASEFADLADWQIPSGGLFFWLKLKNAVDTRPLLKIALEAGVAFMPGEAFFAESNPPHGYIRLNFSHTEPEKMVEGLRRLRKVLLDANIA